From Desulfatiglans anilini DSM 4660, one genomic window encodes:
- a CDS encoding PAAR domain-containing protein codes for MSSQARLGDISSHGGVIITGASRTLDNGMPVARMGDLHVCLIPGHGVTPIVTGSFDTITEGLPNARIGDITACGAIIVTGSPDTIDN; via the coding sequence ATGAGCTCCCAGGCGCGACTCGGCGACATCAGCAGTCACGGCGGCGTCATCATCACCGGGGCGAGCCGGACGCTGGACAACGGCATGCCGGTGGCCCGTATGGGGGATCTGCACGTCTGTCTCATACCAGGGCATGGCGTGACGCCCATCGTGACCGGCAGCTTCGACACCATCACTGAAGGATTGCCCAACGCCCGCATCGGCGACATCACCGCCTGCGGAGCCATCATCGTCACCGGCA